A window of Citrus sinensis cultivar Valencia sweet orange chromosome 7, DVS_A1.0, whole genome shotgun sequence contains these coding sequences:
- the LOC102613021 gene encoding helicase SEN1 isoform X2: MQPLLKKFIGFLETEVLTSTFKTSRPRARLKRLPIWLGITSLLEFLEPPALEEGILERYPIFFDTVLNHISGDSPEFSHAVSCLRELFKMLGYKLWLRSTLSPSVMRNTLLGQCFHTRSEKIHKDIFDLFPPFLQSLEALQDGEHEKQRRHFLYFLLYQVPVSSNFSVLTAQMACKISLLIIHRGYKMNPPCPPFECAHMWGPFLVSSLKDSSLHSSLRQPAFDLIQTIIVSDAAALVTSVLKSARPLRTETIISVEMNEDEDDLKFPFDPDVDEKDDNSSWNEFTAQSRITSQEFRVWMCIPMLWIDVLVDINPSVLPVSFSKVVFWARSHFSIVEPEISAEMALDVRAWLSSSATEISSTFGWKAPTGCDDGGAGKVSKNSMEVSTMCLPLIRAFKRLTAHFIVQIGQGELRKQWTWEPRMGESLILSLVDPNDNVRQFGKCILEQVSNTRGLASGLKFLSSSTSSLSTIFLGLKHALKLVQLDSVLLKFQSLHHFFFVLRKIFEEGHLPKCDLLKSSSGHSSITMFSSQGGFLRQPQFESFDANTGCSSNIDLKLWEKFHYTLSEITWPSVKRCLQEGKTFLDYSLCQMTCIRVLEILPVVFGKVCPLLAELSGYSATTMQNVFDFKWLHDLVDWGKSQLKVVIVYWKRTITCLLNLLKDSCSGTSLLTVSSIENLISSDHLDMDGLVEKVSLLCVSLSKESSRNSGKTLMSMAHFPEDLSVERKSATLDIRPFPVKDMDVEILDSETIASKSKDNLIVVSDDETEKEPSVDQGLLSDFKSRQCVVVSKTGAPISDKRASQTESLKNRVSILDSSKDLLDGSGPASPKQVLDESVGKSLNSLDSKVVDGKKKESNSKFNASDSLSFQNRVGLRNKPVESSSFKNVNQASTNVVAKPTNKLLKELVCDVENDPLESSFKSGKHQQTYLTKSGPFVPKRQVIQLKSPFENRCGLHRMETGVKRFGPPKLDDWYKPILEIDYFATVGLASSREDENRVHCKLKEVPVCFQSPEQFVSIFRPLVLEEFKAQLHSSFLEMSSWEDMYYGSLSVLSVERVDDFHLVRFVHDDNDSVTSKIFSENDLVLLTRVSPQKTPHDVHMVGKVERRERDNNRRSSILLIRFYLQNGSVRLNQARRNLLERSKWHATLIMSITPQLREFHALSSLKSIPLLPIILNPVNVSRGYNESREPDLGKLSQLQQILKTSFNESQLQAISVAIGLSSSWKKDCELSLIQGPPGTGKTRTIVAIVSALLATRTSPKSHLKQNYSSCINSRPKIGQSAAIARAWQDAALARQINEDSERDKKSSESSVRARVLICAQSNAAVDELVSRISKEGLYGSDGKTYKPYLVRVGNVKTVHPNSLPFFIDTLVDHRLAEERMHLTDPKNEFCTRSSTLRSNLEKLVDRIRFFEAKRANTKDGNSDPKNMLDDEVHKGDDVKLSDVELEAKLRKLYEQKKQIYRELGAAQVQEKKSYEETKALKHKLRKSILKEAEIVVTTLSGCGGDLYGVCSESVSGFKFGNPSENTLFDAVVIDEAAQALEPATLIPLQLLKSYGTRCVMVGDPKQLPATVLSNVASKFLYECSMFERLQRAGHPVVMLTKQYRMHPDICRFPSLHFYENKLLNGEEMSRKSAPFHVTGGLGPYVFYDISDGQELRGKNAGAFSLYNEHEVDAAVELLRFFRKRYLSEFVGGRIGIITPYKSQLGLLRSQFSNAFGSSVTSDIEFNTVDGFQGREVDILILSTVRAADSSSASSGSRSSSIGFVADVRRMNVALTRARLSLWILGNARTLQMNYNWAALVKDAKERNLVISIKKPYASMFKSMFKSSLRKNHSSELQDDHLSQLKHTEKHGDTNQFVKQIGRKSRAGVETKTRDIDHMAQCNKAVARDNDTVSAKREDLQTSRRRARDQSDLPKTDHPSAAANGQSRTSKSVKSAVLGEHVLDSETRGEESGKKKFSSSNTLTDQKKDEYSKSKLDQSAPLDQQKDKYSKGKSDHSGHEAGNSHKHSKFKVSKGSSKSFEQDRSLKKLKGSDPSTGGSQKEQEANDQGRNPNSVGSSDALIAKRKQQREAVDAILYSSLISSKKPEPVKPAPTKRSLSPTSIAGGGIRPPKRKKVPAASSESALQDQ; this comes from the exons ATGCAGCCTTTGCTTAAGAAATTTATTGGTTTCTTAGAGACTGAAGTATTGACATCAACTTTTAAGACTTCAAGGCCTAGGGCACGATTGAAACGCTTACCTATATGGCTTGGAATCACGTCATT GCTTGAGTTCTTAGAACCCCCAGCACTAGAAGAAGGGATACTTGAACGGTACCCCATTTTCTTTGATACTGTTCTCAACCATATTAGTGGAGATTCACCTGAATTTTCTCATGCAGTTAGTTGTCTGAGAGAACTCTTCAAAATGCTTG GTTATAAACTTTGGTTGAGGTCTACATTGTCGCCAAGTGTGATGCGAAATACACTGCTTGGTCAGTGTTTTCATACTCGAAGTGAGAAAATCCATAAAGACATTTTTGACCTCTTCCCTCCTTTCCTGCAG TCACTTGAAGCTTTGCAAGATGGGGAACATGAAAAGCAGCGCCGGCATTTTCTGTACTTTCTCCTTTATCAAGTCCCAGTGAGCAGCAACTTCAGTGTTCTAACTGCACAAATGGCCTGCAAG ATTTCCCTTCTTATTATACACCGAGGCTACAAGATGAACCCACCATGCCCACCCTTCGAATGTGCACATATGTG GGGCCCTTTCCTTGTGTCTTCTCTGAAGGATTCTTCCCTTCACAGTTCTCTGCGGCAACCTGCCTTTGACCTTATACAAACTATTATAGTGTCTGATGCCGCTGCCTTGGTAACTTCCGTTCTGAAGTCTGCCAGACCTCTTAGAACTGAGACAATAATTTCTGTTGAGATGAATGAGGATGAGGATGATCTTAAGTTTCCATTTGATCCAGATGTTGATGAGAAGGACGATAATAGTTCTTGGAATGAATTTACCGCACAAAGTAGAATTACTTCTCAGGAGTTCAGAGTATGGATGTGCATTCCAATGTTGTGGATTGATGTTCTAGTTGATATCAATCCCTCTGTCCTACCAGTGTCATTTTCCAAGGTTGTCTTCTGGGCTCGATCTCACTTTTCTATTGTAGAACCTGAAATTAGTGCGGAAATGGCACTTGATGTCAGAGCTTGGCTGTCGTCATCTGCTACAGAAATCTCTTCTACATTTGGGTGGAAGGCTCCAACTGGTTGTGATGATGGTGGAGCTGGAAAGGTGTCCAAGAACTCAATGGAGGTGTCAACAATGTGTCTTCCTTTAATAAGGGCATTCAAGAG GTTAACTGCACATTTTATAGTTCAAATAGGACAGGGAGAGCTTCGAAAGCAGTGGACTTGGGAGCCAAGGATGGGTGAAAGCTTGATCCTTTCGCTTGTGGATCCTAATGAT AATGTGAGACAATTTGGTAAGTGTATTTTGGAACAAGTGTCGAACACCAGAGGTCTTGCTTCTGGTCTGAAATTTCTTTCCTCGTCCACTTCTTCCTTGTCAACCATTTTTCTGGGCTTGAAACATGCTTTGAAACTG GTTCAACTAGATTCTgttctattaaaatttcagagtttacatcactttttctttgttcttcgGAAAATATTTGAGGAAGGGCATTTACCCAAATGTGATTTGCTTAAAAGTTCATCTGGTCACTCAAGTATTACAATGTTCTCTTCCCAAGGTGGATTTCTAAGGCAGCCGCAGTTTGAATCTTTTGATGCAAATACTGGATGCTCCTCAAATATTGACTTAAAGTTATGGGAGAAGTTTCATTACACGCTGTCGGAAATTACATGGCCTTCTGTAAAGAGGTGTTTGCAAGAGGGGAAAACATTTCTTGATTACAGTCTCTGTCAG ATGACTTGTATTCGCGTACTTGAGATCCTACCTGTTGTTTTCGGAAAAGTCTGCCCATTGCTTGCTGAACTCTCTGGGTATTCTGCAACAACAATGCAAAATGTATTTGACTTCAAATGGCTTCATGATCTGGTGGATTGGGGAAAGTCACAACTTAAAGTCGTTATTGTCTACTGGAAACGAACAATAACTTGTTTGCTAAACCTGCTAAAAGACTCGTGCAGTGGTACTTCCTTGTTGACCGTCAGTTCCATTGAAAATCTCATTTCATCTG ATCATCTTGACATGGATGGATTGGTGGAAAAAGTATCACTCCTTTGTGTTTCACTATCAAAGGAATCATCTCGCAATAGTGGAAAGACCTTGATGTCAATGGCACACTTTCCTGAGGACCTCTCTGTGGAGAGAAAATCTGCAACTTTAGATATAAGGCCTTTTCCTGTGAAGGATATGGATGTTGAAATCCTGGATTCTGAAACAATAGCTAGCAAAAGTAAAGATAATCTAATTGTTGTTTCGGATGATGAGACAGAAAAAGAACCTTCAGTTGATCAGGGCCTTCTATCTGATTTCAAGTCAAGACAATGTGTTGTGGTTAGCAAGACTGGGGCACCTATATCTGATAAAAGAGCTTCACAAACTGAATCTTTGAAGAACAGGGTTTCTATCTTGGATTCTTCTAAGGATTTGTTGGATGGTTCTGGCCCTGCTTCCCCAAAGCAGGTCTTGGACGAATCAGTCGGAAAATCTCTCAATTCTCTAGACTCAAAAGTTGTTGatggaaagaagaaagaatcaAACTCCAAATTCAATGCAAGTGATTCTCTTTCATTCCAAAATAGAGTTGGTTTGAGGAATAAACCAGTTGAATCCTCCAGTTTCAAAAATGTGAATCAAGCTAGCACCAATGTGGTTGCAAAACCTACCAATAAATTACTGAAAGAGTTAGTATGTGATGTAGAAAATGATCCATTGGAGTCTTCTTTTAAATCTGGGAAACATCAGCAGACATATCTGACAAAGTCAGGCCCTTTTGTTCCTAAACGACAAGTCATTCAACTTAAATCACCCTTTGAAAATCGATGTGGCTTGCATAGGATGGAGACTGGAGTTAAAAGGTTCGGGCCTCCTAAGCTTGATGACTGGTATAAACCCATTTTGGAAATAGATTATTTTGCAACAGTTGGATTAGCATCTTCTAGAGAAGATGAGAATCGTGTTCATTGCAAATTGAAGGAGGTTCCAGTGTGTTTTCAATCACCTGAACAATTTGTGAGTATCTTTCGGCCGTTGGTTCTGGAGGAGTTCAAAGCACAGTTGCATAGTTCCTTTCTTGAGATGTCTTCATGGGAGGACATGTACTATGGTAGTCTGTCTGTGCTGTCTGTTGAGAGGGTTGATGACTTTCATCTTGTTCGCTTTGTCCATGACGACAATGATTCTGTGACTTCTAAAATCTTCTCAGAGAATGACCTTGTTTTGCTCACTAGAGTGTCTCCACAAAAGACCCCTCATGATGTTCACATGGTTGGAAAG GTGGAACGACGTGAGAGAGACAACAACAGAAGGTCAAGTATACTGCTCATCAGGTTCTATCTTCAGAATGGATCTGTACGTTTGAATCAAGCTAGGAGGAACCTTCTCGAACGTAGCAAATGGCATGCTACTCTCATTATGAGCATTACACCTCAGCTTCGAGAATTTCATGCTTTATCATCACTAAAGAGTATCCCTTTACTTCCAATTATTCTGAATCCTGTCAATGTTTCCCGTGGATACAATGAATCAAGAGAACCAGACCTGGGTAAGCTTTCTCAACTGCAGCAAATTTTAAAGActtcttttaatgaaagtcAACTCCAAGCTATCAGTGTTGCTATTGGATTATCATCTAGCTGGAAGAAAGATTGTGAATTGTCTCTTATTCAGGGTCCTCCAG GGACTGGGAAGACCCGAACTATAGTTGCCATTGTGAGTGCATTGCTTGCTACTAGAACTTCCCCAAAAAGTCATCTGAAACAAAATTATAGTTCATGCATCAATTCAAGGCCAAAGATTGGCCAGTCTGCTGCAATTGCAAGGGCATGGCAGGATGCTGCCTTAGCCAGGCAAATAAATGAGGATTCAGAAAGGGataaaaaatcatcagaaaGTTCTGTGAGAGCAAGGGTGCTCATTTGTGCTCAATCAAATGCAGCAGTTGATGAGCTGGTATCAAGAATATCTAAGGAAGGTCTGTATGGTAGTGATGGTAAGACGTATAAGCCATATCTTGTAAGGGTTGGAAATGTTAAAACAGTTCATCCAAATTCACTACCCTTCTTTATTGATACGCTTGTTGACCATCGTTTGGCTGAAGAAAGGATGCATTTAACCGATCCAAAGAATGAATTCTGTACACGCTCTTCTACCCTACGTTCTAATTTGGAAAAGTTAGTTGACCGTATTAGGTTTTTTGAAGCTAAGCGTGCTAACACCAAGGATGGAAATTCAGACCCTAAAAATATGTTGGATGATGAAGTTCATAAGGGGGATGATGTAAAATTGTCTGATGTCGAACTAGAGGCAAAGCTACGGAAACTGtatgaacaaaagaaacaaatttatagAGAACTTGGTGCTGCTCAGGTGCAGGAAAAGAAATCATATGAAGAAACCAAAGCTTTAAAACATAAACTGAGGAAGTCTATATTGAAGGAAGCTGAAATAGTGGTAACTACTTTAAGTGGCTGTGGTGGAGATCTTTATGGAGTATGCTCCGAATCTGTAtcaggttttaaatttggcaATCCATCTGAGAATACTTTATTTGATGCTGTTGTAATTGATGAGGCAGCCCAG GCTTTAGAACCTGCAACTTTGATTCCTCTCCAGCTTTTAAAGTCATATGGGACAAGATGTGTTATG GTTGGTGATCCGAAGCAGCTTCCTGCAACAGTTCTGTCTAATGTTGCGAGTAAATTCCTGTATGAGTGCAGCATGTTTGAGCGTTTACAGAGGGCGGGACATCCAGTTGTCATGTTAACCAAACAG TACCGGATGCACCCAGACATATGTCGGTTTCcttcattgcatttttatgaaaataagcTTTTGAATGGTGAGGAGATGTCGCGAAAATCAGCACCTTTTCATGTTACTGGAGGTCTTGGGCCCTATGTATTTTATGACATTAGTGATGGCCAAGAGCTTCGTGGTAAGAATGCTGGTGCATTCTCCCTTTATAATGAGCATGAGGTTGATGCTGCTGTTGAGTTGCTCAGGTTTTTCAGAAagag GTATCTATCTGAGTTTGTTGGTGGAAGAATTGGCATTATCACACCATACAAGAGTCAACTTGGGCTTCTGCGTTCTCAGTTTTCTAATGCATTTGGATCTTCTGTTACATCTGATATAGAATTTAATACTGTGGATGGTTTCCAAGGCCGAGAGGTTGACATACTAATACTTTCCACTGTTAGAGCAGCAGATTCATCCTCTGCTTCATCTGGGAGCCGCTCAAGCAGTATTGGGTTTGTTGCTGATGTAAGAAGAATGAATGTTGCTTTGACGAGAGCCAGACTCTCTTTATGGATTTTAGGTAATGCGAGGACTTTGCAGATGAATTATAACTGGGCTGCTCTTGTAAAGGATGCTAAGGAGAGAAATCTGGTCATATCAATTAAAAAGCCATATGCATCCATGTTTAAGTCCATGTTTAAATCCTCTCTTAGGAAGAACCATTCTTCTGAACTTCAGGATGATCATTTAAGCCAGCTGAAACACACTGAAAAGCATGGAGATACTAATCAGTTTGTCAAACAGATTGGTCGCAAGAGTAGGGCAGGTGTAGAAACGAAAACAAGAGATATCGACCATATGGCTCAGTGTAACAAGGCAGTTGCTAGAGATAATGATACTGTTTCGGCAAAGAGAGAAGATCTACAAACTAGCAGAAGAAGAGCCAGAGATCAATCTGATCTTCCCAAGACTGATCATCCTTCTGCTGCTGCAAATGGTCAGAGCAGAACATCAAAGAGTGTGAAATCAGCAGTTTTAGGAGAGCATGTTTTGGATAGTGAAACCAGAGGGGAAGAGAGCGGCAAAAAGAAATTCAGTTCTTCAAATACACTTACAGATCAGAAGAAAGATGAATATTCAAAGAGTAAACTAGACCAAAGTGCACCTTTAGATCAGCAGAAAGATAAATATTCAAAGGGTAAATCAGACCACTCTGGACATGAAGCAGGTAATAGTCATAAGCACTCGAAGTTCAAGGTTTCAAAAGGTTCAAGCAAATCTTTTGAGCAGGACAGAAgcttgaaaaaattgaaaggtTCGGATCCTTCAACTGGAGGTAGTCAAAAGGAGCAAGAGGCAAATGATCAAGGAAGAAATCCTAATAGTGTAGGCAGTTCCGACGCTTTAATCGCAAAAAGAAAGCAACAACGTGAAGCTGTTGATGCCATTCTTTATTCTTCTCTCATTTCCTCGAAGAAGCCAGAACCAGTGAAACCAGCACCCACTAAAAGGTCTCTTTCCCCAACTTCAATCGCTGGCGGTGGCATCAGACCacccaaaaggaaaaaag TTCCAGCGGCATCCTCAGAAAGTGCATTGCAAGACCAGTGA